In one Natronosalvus amylolyticus genomic region, the following are encoded:
- a CDS encoding ABC transporter substrate-binding protein codes for MRRTNESSGEGNGVTRRKMLTYAGATGLAVTVAGCAGEEPEEGIDDDSGNGTGNGNGNGNGDGSDDDSSLVYATTIAPSTIDPMQVSDNFENIYAVNVYDSLMMYSDDTPPELVDGLVVEWDVADDDQTYEFTLRDDATFHNGDPVTADDVVYSITRMMEMQMGMSWMWAGTMSPDGVSAIDETTVEIETDRTFAPFIFTLPYHPIVNEAEVEANDEDWLQDNDAGSGPYQLVEHVRNERLVLERNEDWWGEWPDGGDPFDEVVMEIVPEEGTISGMMGSQEADITDEWLSLQTYEEIGSMDHASVSDEVTFSPLYVFMHNQREPLDDVNVRKAISYAVDYETIVDDILEGNAERLQGPLPDAMWGHNSDVTLYDRDLDQAQAYLDESPYDGEDIELTYTYVSGLTVTENIGLLMQTNLAELGITLDLEGAPWTRITDMVTDPESTSDMHAIYLSFSYVDPDTFLYPAWHSDSHGSWESASWYQNEAVDQLLDDARTEIDQDARIEMYEEVQELMTEDAPALFVVNEAELYGINNRVGGYVDNGLVGYSKAFWRLYNQG; via the coding sequence ATGAGACGTACTAACGAGTCCTCAGGGGAGGGCAACGGTGTGACGAGGCGGAAAATGCTCACGTATGCCGGTGCAACCGGACTCGCCGTCACAGTTGCCGGGTGTGCAGGCGAGGAGCCCGAAGAAGGGATAGACGATGACAGCGGAAACGGCACTGGAAACGGAAACGGGAACGGAAATGGGGACGGAAGCGATGACGATTCGTCACTCGTGTACGCGACGACTATCGCCCCGAGTACCATCGACCCGATGCAGGTGTCTGATAACTTCGAGAACATCTACGCAGTTAACGTCTATGACTCGCTCATGATGTACTCCGACGACACCCCGCCGGAACTCGTCGACGGTCTCGTCGTCGAGTGGGACGTCGCCGACGACGACCAGACCTACGAGTTTACGCTGCGTGACGATGCGACCTTCCACAACGGCGATCCGGTAACCGCCGACGACGTCGTCTACTCCATCACCCGCATGATGGAGATGCAGATGGGAATGTCCTGGATGTGGGCCGGCACGATGTCCCCCGATGGTGTGAGTGCTATCGACGAGACGACCGTGGAGATCGAAACCGACCGCACGTTCGCCCCGTTCATTTTCACGCTGCCGTATCACCCCATCGTCAACGAGGCGGAGGTCGAAGCCAACGACGAGGATTGGCTCCAGGACAACGACGCTGGCAGCGGCCCGTACCAGCTCGTCGAACACGTCCGCAACGAGCGCCTCGTCCTCGAGCGCAACGAAGACTGGTGGGGTGAGTGGCCCGACGGCGGTGACCCCTTCGACGAGGTCGTCATGGAAATCGTCCCCGAAGAGGGAACGATCAGCGGCATGATGGGAAGTCAAGAGGCAGACATTACGGACGAGTGGCTCTCATTACAGACCTACGAGGAGATCGGCTCGATGGACCACGCCTCGGTCAGCGACGAAGTTACGTTCTCCCCACTTTACGTGTTCATGCACAACCAGCGGGAGCCACTCGACGACGTCAACGTTCGAAAAGCCATCTCCTACGCCGTCGACTACGAAACCATCGTCGACGACATCCTCGAGGGCAACGCCGAACGGTTGCAGGGTCCTCTGCCGGATGCAATGTGGGGGCACAACAGCGACGTGACGCTCTACGACCGTGATCTCGACCAGGCCCAGGCCTACCTCGACGAGTCACCATACGATGGTGAGGACATCGAACTGACTTACACCTACGTCAGCGGTCTCACCGTGACCGAAAACATCGGGCTATTGATGCAGACGAATCTCGCCGAGTTGGGGATCACCCTCGACCTCGAGGGAGCCCCGTGGACCCGGATCACCGACATGGTTACCGATCCGGAATCGACGTCCGACATGCACGCGATTTACCTGTCGTTCTCGTACGTCGACCCGGACACGTTCCTCTACCCAGCCTGGCACTCCGACTCACACGGGAGCTGGGAGAGCGCTTCGTGGTACCAAAACGAAGCGGTCGATCAACTCCTGGATGACGCCCGTACCGAGATCGATCAGGACGCACGAATCGAGATGTACGAAGAAGTGCAAGAGCTGATGACGGAGGACGCACCCGCACTGTTCGTCGTCAACGAAGCGGAACTGTACGGCATCAACAACCGCGTTGGCGGCTACGTCGATAACGGTCTCGTCGGCTATTCGAAGGCCTTCTGGCGGCTGTACAACCAGGGGTAA
- a CDS encoding ABC transporter permease — MGFKSYVFRRILSGIPVFIGLSMLIFFLARVLPGDPARLALGPRASDEAVQSLRDQMGLNDPVIVQYLNYMAGLFQGDMGISLTTNRNVAADLVYFFPATFELITVGMTIAVLLGVPLGIIAGQNKDRFEDNAGRLFAFFGVSMPAFWVAILLQLLFAFYMGWLPATGRIATAPPRITGLMLVDSLIATDFAAFRSALAHLALPAFTLALAPMADIARMTRSSFIEEFNKDYVHALETSGIPAKLIAYKYVLKSSFAATLTIIALDYGFLIGSAFLIEIVFAWPGMARYGVTAILENDINAIVGVTLVVGLVYIVANMVVDIMYGYFDPRVRYGGDE; from the coding sequence ATGGGTTTTAAAAGCTACGTATTCAGGCGAATCCTCTCGGGGATACCAGTCTTCATCGGCCTCTCGATGCTGATATTTTTCCTCGCGCGAGTGCTTCCAGGTGACCCAGCTCGCCTGGCACTCGGCCCGCGGGCTTCGGACGAAGCGGTTCAGTCGCTTCGAGACCAGATGGGATTGAACGATCCAGTCATCGTACAGTATCTCAACTACATGGCCGGGCTGTTCCAGGGAGATATGGGTATCTCGCTGACGACGAATCGAAACGTCGCCGCAGACCTCGTGTACTTCTTTCCGGCAACGTTCGAACTGATCACGGTCGGGATGACAATCGCCGTTCTCCTCGGAGTCCCACTCGGCATCATCGCCGGCCAGAACAAAGACCGCTTCGAGGACAACGCCGGTCGACTCTTTGCCTTCTTCGGCGTTTCGATGCCCGCGTTCTGGGTTGCCATCTTGCTCCAGCTCCTGTTTGCGTTCTACATGGGCTGGCTGCCGGCAACCGGTCGCATCGCGACGGCACCACCCCGTATTACCGGGCTCATGCTCGTCGATAGCCTCATCGCAACCGACTTCGCGGCGTTTCGTAGCGCCCTCGCTCACCTCGCGCTTCCCGCCTTTACCCTCGCACTCGCACCCATGGCCGACATCGCACGTATGACCCGCTCGAGTTTCATCGAAGAGTTCAACAAAGATTACGTCCACGCCCTCGAGACCTCGGGCATTCCGGCGAAACTCATCGCCTACAAGTACGTCCTCAAATCGTCGTTCGCGGCGACGCTGACGATCATCGCTCTCGATTACGGCTTCCTGATCGGATCGGCGTTTCTCATCGAAATCGTCTTCGCCTGGCCGGGTATGGCCCGCTACGGCGTCACTGCGATCCTCGAGAACGACATCAACGCCATCGTCGGTGTGACCCTGGTCGTCGGTCTGGTCTACATCGTCGCGAACATGGTGGTCGATATCATGTACGGCTACTTCGATCCACGGGTTCGGTACGGAGGTGACGAGTAA
- a CDS encoding ABC transporter permease, translating into MSTLSSENRSEAMENRIESAKRVAYRFRQNPLSLAGLAIILGLVFIAIFAPYIARHPQDAGYMGEPAVDFANRFAEPSWEHPFGTDQAGRDILSRVIFGTRYSLVLGIFVLTFAIGIGVPVGLVAGYVGGALGTILMRITDVFLSVPPLVLALAVAVPLQPSLRNAMIAIAIVWWPWYARLVYGEVVSVREEQFVEASRGIGANRIRIMFREILPNVLAPITVKFSLDMGYAILIGAGLGFLGLGAQPPTPEWGTMISEGRVYLPAQWWYSTFPGLAIFIAVLGFNLLGDGLRDVFDVEVK; encoded by the coding sequence ATGAGTACGCTCTCGTCGGAGAACCGTTCCGAGGCCATGGAAAATCGTATCGAAAGCGCAAAACGAGTCGCCTACCGCTTCAGGCAGAATCCGCTTTCGCTGGCCGGTCTCGCTATTATTCTGGGTCTGGTGTTCATCGCCATCTTCGCCCCGTACATCGCCCGCCATCCACAGGACGCTGGCTACATGGGCGAACCGGCCGTCGACTTCGCGAATCGGTTTGCCGAACCGAGCTGGGAACACCCGTTCGGGACGGATCAAGCGGGCCGCGACATCCTCTCGAGAGTTATCTTCGGGACTCGATATTCGCTGGTTCTCGGCATCTTCGTCCTCACGTTTGCCATCGGCATCGGGGTCCCCGTGGGCCTCGTTGCGGGATACGTTGGTGGTGCGCTCGGAACGATTCTAATGCGGATTACGGACGTGTTCCTCTCGGTGCCGCCGCTCGTCCTCGCCCTCGCCGTGGCCGTGCCGCTCCAGCCGAGTTTACGAAACGCGATGATCGCTATCGCCATCGTCTGGTGGCCCTGGTACGCCAGGTTGGTCTATGGGGAAGTCGTCTCCGTTCGCGAAGAGCAGTTCGTCGAAGCCAGCCGTGGCATCGGCGCGAACCGGATTCGAATCATGTTCCGGGAAATACTGCCGAACGTCCTGGCACCGATTACCGTCAAATTCAGCCTCGACATGGGGTATGCTATCCTGATCGGGGCCGGACTCGGCTTCCTCGGGCTAGGGGCCCAACCCCCAACTCCAGAGTGGGGCACGATGATCAGCGAAGGACGCGTCTACCTCCCGGCCCAGTGGTGGTACTCGACGTTCCCTGGACTGGCGATTTTCATCGCGGTCCTGGGATTCAACTTGCTCGGTGACGGCCTTCGGGACGTCTTCGACGTGGAGGTAAAGTAA
- a CDS encoding ABC transporter ATP-binding protein, whose amino-acid sequence MSDPLLEVSDLHVDFNTYDGRSKVINGVDLHVDEGETVAIVGESGCGKSVTAETIMSMLPQPPGEITGGELRYRGEELLGDPAAHKRVKAESMGMIFQDPMTSLSPVFTVGEMMRDVLTYNGKTEVGWLELGKSILGRRGADEKAMRERSIELLDRLQIPDPEGVLDRYPVELSGGMRQRVLIAMALLSEPEFLIADEPTTALDVTVQDQLIELLREQIDREGLSMLYITHNLGVARRIADRIYVMYAGEIAEVGTRDEILDEPLHPYSRGLIDSIPKLTAFEREGIDGLLPDYTNPPQGCRFHPRCPAAMEGVCDGEKPPLYEPAEGHQVACYLYDDEMNAQEALEVAETEIDFQGGSPDRAGASSSPEDESAAEPADRNQMTEPASRQTDGGNR is encoded by the coding sequence ATGAGCGACCCCCTCCTCGAAGTCAGTGATCTGCACGTCGATTTCAACACCTACGACGGCCGGTCGAAGGTCATAAACGGCGTCGATTTGCACGTCGACGAGGGCGAAACGGTCGCCATCGTCGGGGAGTCCGGCTGTGGGAAAAGCGTCACTGCCGAGACGATCATGAGTATGTTACCCCAGCCACCGGGTGAGATCACCGGCGGCGAACTTCGATATCGGGGTGAAGAACTCCTGGGCGACCCTGCCGCCCACAAACGCGTCAAAGCGGAGTCGATGGGCATGATCTTTCAGGATCCAATGACGAGCCTTTCGCCCGTCTTCACCGTCGGCGAGATGATGCGCGACGTGTTGACCTACAACGGCAAGACGGAGGTCGGCTGGCTCGAGTTAGGCAAGAGTATCCTCGGCCGTCGCGGCGCAGACGAAAAAGCGATGCGAGAACGGAGTATCGAACTCCTGGACCGCCTACAGATTCCAGACCCCGAAGGCGTTCTCGACCGGTATCCAGTCGAGCTCTCCGGCGGGATGCGCCAGCGGGTCCTTATCGCGATGGCGCTGCTGAGCGAACCGGAGTTTCTCATTGCAGACGAACCGACGACGGCACTCGACGTCACTGTCCAGGACCAGTTGATCGAGCTATTGCGTGAACAGATCGACCGCGAAGGGCTTTCGATGCTCTACATTACGCACAACCTCGGCGTCGCCCGCCGCATCGCCGACCGGATTTACGTCATGTACGCCGGAGAAATCGCGGAAGTCGGGACGAGAGACGAGATTCTCGACGAGCCACTGCATCCCTATAGCCGGGGGCTGATCGATAGCATACCCAAACTGACCGCGTTCGAGCGCGAAGGTATCGACGGGCTGCTTCCAGATTACACGAATCCGCCACAGGGCTGTCGTTTCCATCCCCGTTGTCCAGCCGCCATGGAAGGCGTCTGTGACGGGGAGAAACCGCCGCTGTACGAACCGGCCGAGGGGCATCAGGTCGCCTGTTACCTGTACGACGACGAGATGAACGCACAGGAAGCCCTCGAGGTCGCAGAGACCGAAATCGATTTCCAAGGTGGGTCACCGGATCGTGCCGGTGCATCGTCCTCGCCCGAAGACGAAAGCGCCGCCGAACCGGCGGATCGAAACCAGATGACCGAGCCAGCATCCAGACAGACCGACGGAGGGAACAGATGA
- a CDS encoding ABC transporter ATP-binding protein — translation MSTPNTDASNAGTAASDEWVTNDMDADTGPEEDPVLKVRDLKKYYPITGGLLKKKIGEVKAVDGVSFDVRRGETYAIVGESGCGKTTLGKTIARLHAPTAGTIEFDGTDISSLGERELKPVRREIQVVYQDPTSSLNPRKRIKDIVAEPLIVHDIGSKAERRERVKALLERVDLPEDFLYRYPNELSGGQKQRVAIARALTLNPTLLVLDEPTSALDVSVQAKVIALLEELQRDLNLSYLLITHDLSLTKNIADRIGVMYLGTFMERASAAELFRSPQNPYTEQLLSAIPIVEQSEAELKPEKIQIRGETPDPSDPPSGCSFHPRCHRAIDACSSEAPKLVDVGTDHDSRCLLHGDGKNSSDT, via the coding sequence ATGAGTACACCGAACACGGACGCCTCGAATGCCGGCACCGCTGCTTCGGACGAGTGGGTAACGAACGACATGGACGCGGACACAGGCCCCGAAGAAGATCCGGTGCTCAAAGTCCGGGATCTCAAAAAGTACTATCCCATCACCGGTGGCCTCCTCAAAAAGAAAATTGGCGAAGTCAAAGCCGTCGATGGAGTCTCCTTCGACGTCCGTCGCGGTGAAACGTACGCTATCGTCGGCGAATCAGGCTGTGGGAAGACGACACTCGGGAAAACGATTGCCCGATTGCACGCGCCCACCGCCGGCACCATCGAATTCGATGGGACAGATATCTCGAGTCTTGGAGAACGTGAGTTGAAGCCAGTCAGACGAGAGATACAGGTGGTCTACCAGGACCCGACGTCGTCGTTGAATCCGCGCAAGCGAATCAAAGACATCGTCGCCGAACCGCTGATCGTTCACGACATCGGCTCGAAAGCCGAACGCCGCGAGCGCGTCAAAGCGCTGCTCGAGCGGGTCGACCTGCCCGAAGACTTCCTCTATCGATACCCCAACGAACTCTCCGGCGGGCAAAAGCAGCGAGTGGCTATCGCTCGAGCGCTCACCCTGAATCCGACATTACTCGTGCTCGACGAGCCGACGAGCGCACTCGACGTCAGTGTCCAGGCGAAGGTCATCGCCTTGCTCGAGGAACTCCAACGGGATTTGAATCTCTCGTATCTACTCATCACCCACGACCTGAGCCTGACGAAAAACATCGCCGACAGAATCGGGGTGATGTATCTCGGTACGTTCATGGAGAGAGCCAGCGCAGCGGAACTGTTCCGGTCGCCCCAGAACCCCTACACGGAACAGTTACTCTCGGCCATTCCAATCGTCGAACAATCCGAGGCCGAACTCAAACCCGAGAAGATACAGATCCGTGGGGAGACGCCCGACCCATCAGATCCGCCATCTGGCTGTTCGTTTCACCCGCGATGCCATCGTGCAATCGACGCCTGCTCGAGTGAGGCCCCAAAACTCGTCGACGTCGGCACCGATCACGATAGCCGCTGTCTGTTACACGGAGATGGTAAGAACTCGAGTGACACCTGA
- a CDS encoding Lrp/AsnC family transcriptional regulator gives MADTSGSQMETADLDLEETIEQLVTDNLDEVDYKIYRILNEDGRISDTDLGERVGLSRTAVRRRRKKLQDNNIIKIIGVLVLQEVDLEYADVQVSLQPEATNEELHEFIDYLVDQELVYEVDEYLGQSDMLIRVWHASLRDVKEYVNELIQHADIVEDYEVVPVIRTHKAWHSKIEDA, from the coding sequence ATGGCAGATACGTCAGGCAGTCAGATGGAAACTGCGGACCTCGACCTCGAGGAAACCATCGAGCAACTCGTCACCGATAATCTGGACGAAGTCGACTACAAGATCTACCGCATTCTGAACGAAGACGGGCGAATCTCGGACACCGACCTGGGCGAGCGAGTCGGCCTCTCGAGAACCGCCGTTCGACGACGACGCAAAAAACTCCAGGACAACAACATTATCAAGATTATCGGCGTTCTCGTCCTTCAGGAAGTCGATCTCGAGTACGCTGACGTTCAGGTCTCGCTCCAGCCCGAGGCGACGAACGAAGAACTCCACGAGTTTATCGACTACCTGGTCGATCAGGAACTGGTGTACGAAGTCGACGAGTATCTCGGACAATCGGATATGTTGATTCGGGTCTGGCACGCTTCGCTCCGTGACGTCAAAGAGTACGTCAACGAGTTGATTCAGCACGCAGACATCGTCGAGGACTACGAGGTCGTCCCGGTCATCCGGACCCACAAAGCCTGGCACAGTAAAATCGAGGACGCCTGA
- a CDS encoding AMP-binding protein encodes MTDEVVHEPTQSFVESTNVWAFMQAYGIENYDDLIERTTTDRGDGESGVEWFWDELVDYLDLEFFEPYDQVRDDSDGPQFTDWYPGGELNIAHNTVDRHATLEREERNTVATIWEGEDGEVREITYHELHRQANKVANALEERGIETGDTVGLYMPMVPEVVSILYGCFKVGAIAVPIFSGFGVDAVATRIEDAECSVLVTGDGFYRRGSPIYLKGSADDAIEKAGLVEHTIVFDRLGSSEAQPDSSDSGTTHDIPWNDDRDEWWNDAVETQDDEYESKSLPSNQESMLLYSSGTTGTPKGIVHTHAGVQTQCAKELYFGFDLKPADRFFWVSDIGWMMGPWTLIGVHTFGGTVFMYEGAPDHPQPDRFWEMIDRHGLTQFGISPTAIRALRKHGDDWLADHDLSSLRLLGSTGEPWDPESWRWFYDHVGGGDAPIINISGGTEICGCFLMPMPTQPLKPCTLGGPGLGMDIDIVNAAGESVKNDNQRGFLVARDSCPSMTKSLWSGDERYLEEYWSTFDDMWDHGDWAQQDEDGFWFLHGRADDALNVAGRKVGPAEVEGALIDHEAVNQAAAVGAPDDTTGTAVVTYVILEDGFEEGETLRTELRNQVGEELGKPFRPREILFVDAFPKTQSGKIIRRAVQAAYTGEDLGDLSSLENPEALEALEDAR; translated from the coding sequence ATGACCGACGAGGTGGTGCACGAACCAACGCAGTCGTTCGTCGAATCCACGAACGTCTGGGCGTTCATGCAGGCGTACGGTATCGAAAACTACGACGACCTCATCGAGCGAACGACGACCGACCGCGGTGACGGCGAAAGCGGCGTGGAGTGGTTCTGGGACGAACTGGTCGACTATCTCGACCTCGAATTTTTCGAACCGTACGACCAAGTACGAGACGATTCGGATGGCCCGCAGTTCACCGACTGGTATCCCGGCGGTGAACTCAACATCGCACACAACACTGTCGACCGACACGCCACCCTCGAGAGGGAAGAGCGAAACACGGTGGCGACGATCTGGGAGGGTGAAGATGGCGAAGTGCGCGAAATCACTTACCACGAACTCCACCGTCAGGCGAACAAAGTGGCCAACGCCCTCGAGGAACGGGGTATCGAGACGGGTGATACCGTCGGCCTGTACATGCCGATGGTACCCGAAGTGGTCTCGATCCTGTACGGCTGTTTCAAAGTGGGGGCTATCGCCGTCCCCATCTTCTCGGGCTTCGGCGTCGACGCCGTGGCCACCCGCATCGAGGACGCCGAGTGTTCGGTGCTCGTTACCGGCGACGGGTTCTACCGCCGAGGCAGTCCGATCTATCTGAAGGGGTCGGCGGATGACGCCATCGAGAAGGCTGGGCTAGTCGAGCACACCATCGTCTTCGATCGGTTGGGCTCGAGCGAGGCACAACCCGACTCGAGCGACTCCGGGACCACCCACGACATCCCCTGGAACGACGACCGTGACGAGTGGTGGAACGACGCCGTCGAAACGCAAGACGACGAGTACGAGAGCAAATCACTCCCCTCGAACCAGGAGTCGATGTTACTGTACTCCTCGGGAACGACGGGAACGCCGAAAGGCATCGTCCACACGCACGCGGGTGTCCAGACACAGTGTGCCAAAGAGCTGTATTTCGGCTTCGATCTGAAACCCGCCGACCGCTTTTTCTGGGTCAGTGACATCGGCTGGATGATGGGGCCCTGGACGTTGATCGGCGTCCACACCTTCGGCGGCACCGTCTTCATGTACGAGGGTGCACCCGACCACCCCCAACCAGACCGGTTCTGGGAAATGATCGATCGTCACGGACTCACCCAGTTCGGCATCTCACCAACGGCCATTCGAGCGTTGCGCAAACACGGGGACGACTGGCTGGCGGACCACGACCTCTCCTCGCTTCGACTGCTCGGTTCGACGGGCGAACCCTGGGACCCCGAGTCCTGGCGCTGGTTCTACGACCACGTCGGCGGGGGTGACGCGCCGATCATCAACATCTCCGGCGGTACCGAGATCTGTGGCTGTTTCCTGATGCCGATGCCGACCCAGCCGCTCAAGCCCTGCACGCTCGGTGGTCCGGGATTGGGCATGGACATCGACATCGTCAACGCCGCTGGCGAATCCGTCAAAAACGACAACCAACGCGGCTTTCTGGTCGCCCGCGATTCCTGTCCCTCGATGACGAAATCGCTCTGGAGCGGCGACGAGCGCTACCTTGAGGAGTACTGGTCGACGTTCGACGACATGTGGGACCACGGTGACTGGGCCCAACAGGACGAAGACGGCTTCTGGTTCTTGCATGGCCGCGCTGACGACGCACTCAACGTGGCCGGCAGAAAGGTCGGCCCGGCCGAAGTCGAAGGCGCGCTCATCGATCACGAGGCCGTCAACCAGGCCGCCGCCGTCGGTGCGCCAGACGACACCACCGGCACCGCCGTCGTCACCTACGTCATCCTCGAGGACGGATTCGAGGAAGGCGAAACGCTTCGAACCGAACTTCGTAACCAGGTCGGCGAGGAACTCGGCAAGCCCTTCCGGCCACGCGAGATTCTGTTCGTCGACGCCTTCCCCAAAACGCAATCCGGGAAGATCATCCGACGGGCCGTCCAGGCTGCGTACACCGGCGAAGATCTGGGCGACCTCTCGAGCCTCGAAAACCCCGAAGCACTCGAGGCCCTCGAGGATGCGCGGTAA
- a CDS encoding DUF7344 domain-containing protein, producing the protein MSGETTGADSPSQTTLTRDSLFHVLQTSRRRAAIRYLQAHLQNEGGDFESVSPVPIGDLTEWIAAREHDITVEQLRSSQRQRVYISLYQTHLPKLDELGIIYYDNDRGLVTPTPTIREFAQYLEEETPVEQEPGPGETPWVGAYVLLTAFGAVLLALTASDILPIEPLTVGGLIVGGLGVITAAYTYDLSKREQ; encoded by the coding sequence ATGTCAGGCGAAACGACGGGTGCCGACTCACCATCACAGACTACACTAACCCGTGACTCCCTTTTTCACGTCCTCCAGACGAGTAGACGCCGAGCAGCGATTCGATACCTCCAGGCGCACCTCCAGAACGAAGGCGGCGATTTCGAATCAGTGTCTCCAGTCCCCATCGGGGACCTGACGGAGTGGATCGCGGCCAGAGAACACGACATCACTGTCGAGCAGTTGCGCTCGAGTCAGCGCCAGCGCGTGTACATCTCGCTGTATCAGACACACCTCCCGAAACTCGACGAACTGGGGATCATTTACTACGACAACGACCGCGGACTGGTCACACCGACGCCGACGATTCGCGAGTTCGCGCAGTATCTCGAGGAGGAGACCCCGGTCGAGCAGGAACCTGGACCGGGAGAAACGCCCTGGGTCGGTGCATACGTCCTACTCACAGCTTTTGGAGCGGTCTTGCTCGCGTTAACTGCGAGTGATATACTGCCTATCGAACCGCTCACCGTCGGTGGACTGATCGTCGGGGGGCTTGGGGTGATTACGGCGGCGTATACGTACGACCTATCGAAACGCGAACAATAG
- the phoU gene encoding phosphate signaling complex protein PhoU has product MARKSYQEQLRELRAEICYMGELVMERLRMGLDALERKDDELAQEVIMGDSEINRMYLDLEQRCINLLALQQPVASDLRFIASSFKIITDLERVGDLAVNLGEYTQDAERDLFPDVDVQAMGDLTLEMIDDAMQAYDQEDTAACRELATRDDDLDHFAERASQIVVRDLIERELGSPDEVEYLLRDVSRLLLTIRDLERVGDHAVNIAARTLYMVENDDELIY; this is encoded by the coding sequence ATGGCCAGAAAATCGTATCAGGAACAACTCCGCGAACTTCGTGCGGAGATCTGTTACATGGGCGAACTCGTGATGGAACGCCTGCGTATGGGGCTCGATGCACTGGAACGCAAAGACGACGAACTCGCCCAGGAAGTCATCATGGGAGACAGCGAAATCAACCGAATGTATCTCGACCTCGAGCAGCGGTGTATCAACCTGCTCGCGCTCCAGCAGCCGGTCGCGAGCGACCTCCGATTTATCGCGTCCTCGTTCAAAATAATCACCGACCTCGAACGAGTCGGTGATCTGGCCGTGAATCTGGGCGAGTACACCCAGGACGCCGAACGTGACCTCTTTCCGGACGTCGACGTACAGGCGATGGGTGATCTCACCCTCGAGATGATCGACGACGCCATGCAGGCGTACGACCAGGAAGACACCGCTGCCTGTCGTGAACTGGCGACCAGAGACGACGACCTCGATCACTTCGCCGAACGCGCGAGTCAAATCGTCGTCCGTGACCTCATCGAACGCGAACTTGGGTCCCCAGACGAAGTCGAGTACCTGCTCAGAGACGTGTCACGGTTGCTGTTGACGATTCGCGACCTCGAGCGGGTCGGCGATCACGCGGTGAACATCGCCGCTCGAACACTGTACATGGTCGAAAACGACGACGAACTCATCTACTGA
- a CDS encoding VOC family protein, with amino-acid sequence MLRSLAWLGLEVKYLEPARRFYEETLELSPRERSLAVNDPASAVAYPVGDTDLVLRSPNGIPRGGLHTHYALSIPAEEYDDWWDRLSGPMGYDLDEYTFGTARSLYLYDPDGNCVELGQTDVAGPGIDGLFEVVLEVESLERAESLYSQLGFETIDRGEERVRVRMAGPVALELWEPHLGLAEARGGVHVDLGFETDEIDRIRDTLEGTVCSLERSGNRLVARDPDGHHLTFCATESS; translated from the coding sequence ATGCTCCGTTCGCTCGCCTGGCTCGGTCTCGAGGTCAAATATCTCGAGCCAGCACGCCGATTTTACGAGGAAACGCTCGAGTTGTCGCCCCGTGAACGGTCCCTGGCCGTGAACGATCCAGCCAGCGCGGTGGCCTACCCTGTCGGCGACACCGATCTAGTGCTTCGTTCTCCCAACGGGATCCCTCGAGGTGGCCTCCACACCCATTACGCGCTCTCGATTCCGGCCGAAGAATACGACGACTGGTGGGACAGACTTTCGGGACCGATGGGATACGACCTGGACGAGTACACATTCGGTACTGCACGCTCGCTGTACCTGTACGACCCAGATGGCAACTGCGTCGAACTCGGTCAGACCGACGTCGCCGGCCCGGGCATCGACGGCCTGTTCGAGGTCGTCCTCGAGGTCGAATCGCTCGAGCGGGCCGAATCGCTGTACAGCCAACTGGGGTTCGAGACGATCGACCGAGGCGAAGAACGGGTTCGTGTCCGAATGGCCGGGCCAGTCGCCCTCGAGTTGTGGGAACCGCACCTGGGGTTGGCCGAAGCCAGAGGTGGCGTCCACGTCGACCTCGGGTTCGAAACCGACGAAATTGACCGTATTCGGGACACACTCGAGGGAACGGTCTGCTCGCTCGAGCGCAGTGGAAACCGACTCGTCGCTCGTGACCCCGATGGGCACCATCTGACGTTTTGTGCCACCGAGAGCAGTTAG
- a CDS encoding DUF5779 family protein: MSDFDLDLRAVEEHMDEELDLEGSILLDVLDGTTEPETWLETLGAGNVLVLNVDGDVNELASGFARDVKESGGSLVHFRGFLIVAPPGVDVDTSRL; encoded by the coding sequence ATGAGCGATTTCGACCTCGACCTTCGAGCCGTCGAGGAACACATGGACGAGGAACTCGACCTCGAGGGGAGTATCCTGCTCGACGTCCTCGACGGAACGACCGAGCCGGAAACCTGGCTCGAGACGCTGGGTGCTGGCAACGTTCTCGTGTTGAACGTCGACGGCGACGTGAACGAACTGGCGTCGGGCTTTGCGCGTGACGTCAAAGAGTCGGGCGGCAGCCTCGTTCATTTCCGTGGGTTTCTGATCGTCGCACCTCCTGGGGTCGACGTGGATACGAGTCGACTGTAG